In one window of Macadamia integrifolia cultivar HAES 741 chromosome 2, SCU_Mint_v3, whole genome shotgun sequence DNA:
- the LOC122092164 gene encoding cytochrome c oxidase subunit 5b-1, mitochondrial-like gives MWRRASSQLQTLVPWRSSLNFNRSVIAGERTLPNRALSFAPSPYPFQRTAPLFSNQAISDADTILSKEKKRVEDVMPIATGHEREELEAELEGRDVLEINHPIGPFGTKEAPAVVKSYYDKRIFGCPGGEGEDEHDVVWFWLEKGKPHECPVCGQYFELEVVGPGGPPDGHGDDDHH, from the exons ATGTGGAGGCGGGCTTCCTCTCAGCTCCAAACCCTAGTGCCATGGCGATCTTCTCTGAATTTCAACCGCTCCGTCATCGCCGGAGAGCGAACGCTACCAAATCGAGCCCTCAGTTTTGCGCCTTCGCCTTACCCGTTCCAGAGAACTGCCCCTCTTTTCTCTAATCAGGCCATTTCTGATGCCG ACACTATTTTATCTAAGGAAAAGAAGAGAGTGGAAGATGTAATGCCTATCGCTACCGGGCATGAGCGGGAGGAGCTGGAGGCGGAGCTTGAG GGGCGGGATGTTCTGGAAATTAATCACCCTATTGGTCCTTTTGGCACCAAG GAAGCACCTGCTGTTGTCAAGTCATACTATGACAAGAGAATTTTTGGATGTCCTGGAGGTGAAGGCG AGGATGAACACGATGTTGTTTGGTTTTGGCTGGAGAAAGGCAAGCCACATGAGTGCCCTGTGTGTGGTCAATATTTCGAG CTAGAAGTGGTCGGTCCAGGAGGACCACCGGATGGGCATGGAGATGATGATCACCATTGA